In the Deinococcus sp. YIM 134068 genome, one interval contains:
- the mutL gene encoding DNA mismatch repair endonuclease MutL, translating into MTIRVLPPHVARLIAAGEVVSRPLDVVRELVENALDAGATRIEVDVEGGGLLLTRVRDNGVGIAADGVALAPVRHATSKLEPEAGAVERVTTLGFRGEALWAAAQAGELHLVTRPASQVGAAEVLAAGEDVTLRRTSAPAGTTVTVRNLFARLPARLRTQAPAGVEAREITALVGRYVLHWPGLHWRLSVDGEARLTHAPADHRGAVASVYGPLSANRVLRVDADGVCGVVSRPELTRARRDRMHFSVNGRPVLAPPELEKAVIEGFAELIPSGVAPLCVLDLRIAPEDHNPNVHPAKQVVALADLPGVAARVREAVAGALAAHPLARSAPALIAPPAPQTAPTRGNFPDLTLVGVYQELYLLAQGEGDLWVVDAHAAHERALYERFTRALGAAPPVELPEPELLHLTPEQVARLHERGAELRGWGLVIEDFGAGLARLRALPAVLAALPVPRLHEEIVEAALGDSPDPRRHVLARLACAPAMKAGMLDGDRGEAVLTSLSGCEQPWSCPHGRPTTLRLSERDLAHAFGRRGVRDVARGRDEVKR; encoded by the coding sequence ATGACCATCCGCGTCCTCCCCCCCCATGTCGCCCGGCTGATCGCCGCTGGCGAGGTCGTCTCGCGCCCGCTCGACGTGGTGCGCGAACTCGTGGAGAACGCGCTGGACGCCGGGGCCACCCGCATCGAGGTGGACGTGGAGGGCGGCGGCCTCCTGCTGACGCGGGTGCGGGACAACGGGGTGGGCATCGCGGCGGACGGGGTGGCCCTCGCGCCCGTGCGCCACGCGACGAGCAAGCTGGAGCCGGAGGCGGGCGCGGTCGAGCGCGTCACCACCCTCGGCTTCCGGGGCGAGGCGCTGTGGGCGGCGGCGCAGGCGGGCGAGCTGCACCTCGTCACCCGGCCCGCGTCACAGGTGGGGGCGGCGGAGGTCCTCGCGGCGGGGGAGGACGTGACCCTGCGGCGCACCTCGGCCCCGGCAGGAACGACGGTGACGGTGCGGAACCTCTTCGCCCGGCTGCCCGCCCGCCTCCGCACGCAGGCCCCGGCGGGCGTGGAGGCGCGCGAGATCACGGCGCTCGTGGGCCGCTACGTGCTGCACTGGCCCGGTCTCCACTGGCGGCTGAGCGTGGACGGTGAAGCCCGCCTCACCCACGCGCCCGCCGACCACCGGGGCGCGGTGGCGAGCGTGTACGGGCCGCTGAGCGCCAACCGCGTGCTGCGCGTGGACGCGGACGGCGTGTGCGGCGTCGTCTCCCGCCCAGAACTCACCCGCGCCCGCCGCGACCGGATGCATTTCAGCGTGAACGGTCGGCCCGTGCTGGCCCCACCCGAGCTGGAAAAGGCCGTGATCGAGGGCTTCGCGGAACTCATCCCCTCGGGGGTCGCGCCGCTGTGCGTGCTGGACCTCCGCATCGCTCCAGAGGACCACAACCCGAACGTCCACCCGGCCAAGCAGGTGGTCGCGCTGGCCGACCTGCCCGGCGTGGCGGCCCGCGTGCGCGAGGCGGTGGCGGGGGCGCTGGCCGCCCACCCGCTCGCCCGGAGTGCGCCCGCCCTCATCGCTCCGCCCGCGCCGCAGACCGCGCCGACGCGGGGCAACTTTCCCGACCTCACCCTCGTCGGCGTCTATCAGGAGCTGTATCTCCTGGCTCAAGGGGAGGGCGACCTGTGGGTAGTGGACGCGCACGCGGCGCACGAACGCGCCCTGTACGAGCGATTTACCCGCGCGCTTGGTGCGGCACCGCCCGTCGAGCTGCCCGAACCCGAACTCCTGCACCTCACGCCCGAGCAGGTCGCCCGGCTACACGAACGTGGGGCCGAGTTGCGGGGGTGGGGCCTCGTCATCGAGGACTTCGGGGCGGGTCTCGCCCGGCTGCGTGCCCTGCCCGCCGTCCTCGCCGCGCTGCCCGTGCCCCGGCTGCACGAGGAGATCGTGGAGGCCGCGCTGGGCGACAGCCCCGACCCGCGCCGCCACGTCCTCGCCCGCCTCGCCTGCGCCCCCGCGATGAAGGCCGGAATGCTCGACGGCGACCGGGGAGAGGCGGTTCTGACCTCCCTGAGCGGCTGCGAGCAGCCCTGGTCGTGCCCGCACGGACGGCCCACGACCCTGCGGCTCAGTGAGCGCGACCTCGCCCACGCCTTCGGGCGGCGCGGAGTGCGTGACGTGGCACGGGGGCGGGACGAGGTGAAGAGATAG
- a CDS encoding NUDIX hydrolase → MGRRDLLVAAGVLRDRFGRVLLVGNDWQGLGRVRYTLPGGVVESGETLLEALYREIAEETGLKLTGIKHMAYTVHIEDERRGERAIAVAFEATWEGLLNPADPDGFIVEARFCTPDEAIERLESPPMREPLSDYLRTGEPGRFYAFKGWDGRGGLRVPPLKSETSSR, encoded by the coding sequence ATGGGGCGGCGTGATCTCCTCGTCGCGGCGGGCGTGCTGCGCGACCGCTTCGGTCGGGTGCTGCTCGTCGGCAACGACTGGCAGGGCCTCGGGCGGGTACGCTACACCCTGCCGGGCGGCGTGGTCGAGAGCGGCGAGACGCTGCTGGAGGCCCTCTACCGCGAGATCGCCGAGGAGACGGGCCTGAAGCTCACGGGCATCAAGCATATGGCGTACACGGTCCACATCGAGGACGAGCGCCGGGGGGAACGGGCCATCGCCGTCGCGTTCGAGGCGACGTGGGAGGGCCTGCTCAATCCCGCCGACCCCGACGGCTTTATCGTGGAGGCCCGCTTCTGCACCCCCGACGAGGCCATCGAGCGGCTGGAATCCCCTCCCATGCGCGAGCCGCTGAGCGACTACCTCCGCACGGGCGAGCCGGGCCGCTTCTACGCCTTCAAGGGCTGGGACGGACGCGGTGGCCTGCGCGTGCCCCCGCTGAAGTCGGAAACGTCGTCGCGGTGA